The following are encoded together in the Aerococcus mictus genome:
- a CDS encoding site-specific integrase, whose product MSIVKTKNSSYRLRVYIPKEAQASLGVDKKNKEKRFKTRREAKKYELDLLNKIEKIMNGEHVSSLDKNGSILFSDFYKNIWWESYKAGQTTSTNKPPSKVTVKNAEIIFRKHILPLLGNYSLDFLNQNKQVVLNLLTQKAEEYANFKVIRSYVNSLFDWAEELEYIESNRLSKTIKRIKATKKIKLQEAKKDKDLYLSQPELQAWFSAFEEDLKAEKILFKDYVLFYTTFFLGDRKSESYALQWKHIDIEQQKIQVVQALDKYKHKKATKGNKKTTFGIPRELADLLTAWKKQQKRDLAKFQIIQTEEQYVFTYIDSKGNVNSPLYTDYLNNKMKSVEKRHPELVHATPHKLRHTGATLAKQAGVSLEAISEALTHSDTLTTKTYVNTSNVVPMAVGEIAYRSMKN is encoded by the coding sequence ATGTCAATTGTTAAAACCAAAAACAGTTCTTATCGTTTACGAGTCTATATTCCAAAAGAAGCGCAAGCATCACTAGGAGTTGATAAAAAAAATAAAGAAAAACGATTTAAGACACGGCGAGAAGCAAAAAAGTACGAACTTGACTTATTAAACAAAATTGAAAAAATTATGAATGGAGAACATGTTTCTTCATTAGACAAGAACGGTTCTATTCTTTTCTCTGATTTTTACAAAAATATTTGGTGGGAGTCCTATAAAGCAGGACAGACAACCTCAACAAATAAACCACCTTCTAAAGTGACTGTTAAAAATGCTGAAATTATTTTTAGAAAGCATATATTGCCTTTATTAGGAAATTACTCACTCGATTTTTTAAATCAAAACAAACAAGTTGTGCTAAATCTTCTTACTCAAAAAGCTGAAGAATATGCTAATTTCAAAGTAATTCGAAGTTATGTTAATTCCCTATTTGATTGGGCAGAAGAATTAGAATACATTGAGAGTAATCGTCTATCTAAAACCATCAAGCGAATCAAAGCAACTAAAAAAATTAAGTTGCAGGAAGCTAAAAAAGATAAAGACTTATATTTATCTCAACCTGAGCTCCAAGCATGGTTTTCAGCCTTTGAAGAAGATTTAAAAGCTGAGAAGATTTTATTTAAGGATTACGTATTGTTCTATACTACATTCTTTCTAGGCGATAGAAAGTCTGAAAGTTACGCCCTTCAATGGAAACACATAGACATTGAACAACAAAAAATCCAAGTCGTTCAAGCTCTTGATAAATATAAACATAAAAAAGCAACAAAAGGAAATAAGAAAACTACTTTTGGAATTCCAAGAGAATTGGCAGACCTTTTGACAGCATGGAAAAAGCAACAAAAAAGAGATTTGGCAAAGTTTCAGATAATTCAAACCGAGGAACAATATGTCTTTACATACATTGATAGCAAAGGAAATGTAAATAGCCCTTTATACACTGATTATCTAAATAATAAGATGAAATCAGTGGAAAAGCGCCACCCAGAACTAGTACATGCTACGCCACATAAACTCCGTCACACCGGAGCAACTCTTGCTAAACAAGCAGGCGTATCACTTGAAGCTATTTCTGAAGCCCTTACTCATAGCGATACACTTACAACTAAGACCTACGTCAACACATCTAATGTCGTTCCTATGGCTGTTGGAGAAATCGCATATCGAAGTATGAAAAACTAA
- the rplM gene encoding 50S ribosomal protein L13 translates to MRQTYMAKASEVERNWVVLDATDIALGRLAAVATNMLRGKNKPTFTPNVDTGDHVIIINADKVKLTGNKAQDKKYYHHTGYPGGIKETTAGKLRAEKPERLIETAVRGMLPKNRLGRKQFTHLHVYSGSDHKHQAQQPETIDITELI, encoded by the coding sequence ATGCGTCAAACTTATATGGCAAAAGCTAGCGAAGTTGAACGTAACTGGGTTGTTCTTGACGCGACTGATATTGCATTAGGTCGTTTAGCAGCTGTAGCAACAAATATGTTACGTGGTAAAAATAAACCAACTTTTACCCCTAATGTTGATACTGGTGATCACGTGATTATCATCAACGCTGACAAGGTAAAATTAACTGGTAATAAAGCCCAAGATAAGAAATACTATCACCACACTGGTTACCCAGGTGGGATTAAAGAAACCACTGCTGGTAAATTACGTGCAGAAAAACCTGAACGTTTAATTGAAACCGCAGTTCGTGGTATGTTACCTAAGAATCGTTTAGGCCGTAAACAATTTACCCACTTACATGTATATAGTGGTAGCGACCATAAACATCAAGCGCAACAACCAGAAACCATCGATATTACAGAATTAATTTAA
- a CDS encoding Rep family protein — translation MARKESTLTAIMLVQQLEEEYWLSPNYKEPLHQAKEGNCRPLLEMVIKNLEADDIMVKEAYIIKHDKDTVSVWDPEQMKNIIQTKAEHIHALLKFEKGASLTRIALATKVEPQYLEKLKSGRYGYDNCLAYLVHAKDETKHQYQPEEVVTVLGEEYKSIYHRSMETWVKGRAIKKARETNLSVDWLIEQILAGEITKSNILLTDKYYTIYGQHKRKINDALETAGERKSFRAIAELEAGEFKKTILYIQAKTGAGKTLYAKKLIALLQKIALKFGHKWEACVTASTNAFDEYSGQEILFLDDIKGGSLTVSDWLKLLDPYMISPISARYHNKWGSAKVIIITNTKAPHVFFKESKDNFNEDIAQFVRRLDYLIKIEEKFYLSTPVKCFPKFQTSSSSKGSHYFFKFSKGKQLLMNEATDKIIKKVIQNMQWNKTKKVTEASDQTNNGNLKKQQK, via the coding sequence ATGGCGAGAAAAGAATCTACTCTTACAGCGATTATGTTGGTTCAACAGCTAGAAGAAGAGTATTGGTTATCTCCAAATTATAAAGAACCACTTCACCAAGCAAAAGAAGGAAATTGCCGTCCCCTACTCGAAATGGTCATCAAAAATTTAGAAGCTGATGACATCATGGTAAAAGAGGCATACATCATTAAACATGATAAAGATACCGTTTCTGTTTGGGATCCTGAACAGATGAAAAATATTATTCAAACAAAAGCTGAGCATATACACGCCTTATTAAAATTTGAAAAAGGCGCATCATTAACTAGAATTGCACTAGCTACCAAGGTAGAACCTCAGTATCTTGAAAAGTTAAAATCTGGACGATACGGTTACGATAATTGCTTAGCGTACCTGGTTCATGCTAAAGACGAAACCAAGCACCAATACCAGCCAGAAGAAGTTGTAACCGTTTTAGGTGAAGAATATAAAAGTATCTATCATCGTAGCATGGAAACATGGGTAAAAGGCCGTGCCATAAAGAAAGCTAGGGAGACTAATCTGAGTGTAGACTGGCTAATTGAACAAATATTGGCTGGCGAAATTACTAAGAGTAACATATTGCTTACCGATAAATACTATACGATTTACGGTCAACATAAACGGAAAATTAATGATGCTCTTGAAACTGCAGGCGAACGGAAAAGTTTTCGAGCCATTGCTGAGCTTGAAGCGGGAGAGTTTAAAAAGACGATTCTTTATATTCAAGCAAAAACAGGCGCTGGAAAAACTTTATACGCTAAAAAGTTGATTGCACTATTACAAAAAATTGCTCTTAAATTTGGTCATAAATGGGAAGCTTGTGTAACAGCATCTACTAACGCCTTCGATGAGTATAGTGGTCAAGAAATATTATTTCTTGATGATATAAAAGGAGGAAGTTTAACAGTCTCGGACTGGTTAAAGTTGTTAGATCCCTATATGATTAGCCCGATATCAGCCCGCTACCACAACAAGTGGGGGTCTGCTAAAGTCATTATTATTACTAATACTAAAGCACCCCATGTATTTTTCAAAGAATCAAAAGACAACTTTAATGAAGATATTGCGCAATTTGTGAGACGACTTGACTATCTAATTAAAATTGAAGAAAAATTTTATTTGTCTACTCCAGTTAAATGTTTTCCTAAGTTTCAGACTAGCTCTTCTAGCAAGGGCTCACATTATTTCTTCAAGTTTTCAAAGGGTAAGCAGTTATTGATGAACGAAGCTACTGACAAAATTATTAAAAAAGTAATTCAGAACATGCAATGGAACAAAACAAAAAAAGTTACCGAAGCAAGCGACCAAACTAACAACGGTAACTTAAAAAAACAACAAAAATAG
- a CDS encoding energy-coupling factor ABC transporter ATP-binding protein, whose product MQIEFQGVSYAYGAGTPFETLSLHDVNLTIPDQSFTAFIGHTGSGKSTAIKHLNGLLKPTQGTVQIGPDQVTKNSKGEVLRRIRSQVGIVFQFPESQLFEETVLKDVMFGPLNYGASEEEARQKAIDALDLVGLPSELYDQSPFDLSGGQMRRVAIAGILAMEPQVLVLDEPTAGLDPKGHRDMMAMFYRLYKERQLTVVLVTHQMNDAAQYANHIVVMNKGTVVRQGPTEEIFSDADWLRDHSLSLPDSLEFKAVLADQAGIQLQDNPLTVDQLADSILNYFELGEVQDEE is encoded by the coding sequence ATGCAAATTGAATTCCAAGGCGTAAGTTATGCTTATGGGGCAGGCACTCCCTTTGAAACCTTGTCTTTGCATGATGTGAATTTAACCATTCCCGACCAAAGTTTTACCGCCTTTATTGGCCATACCGGTAGTGGGAAGTCAACCGCCATCAAGCACCTTAACGGCCTCTTAAAGCCTACCCAAGGAACCGTTCAAATTGGGCCAGACCAGGTGACCAAGAATTCTAAAGGGGAAGTCTTACGGCGCATCCGCAGCCAAGTAGGGATTGTCTTTCAGTTTCCTGAGTCGCAACTTTTTGAAGAAACTGTCCTTAAAGATGTCATGTTTGGCCCCTTAAACTACGGAGCCAGTGAGGAAGAAGCCCGTCAAAAAGCCATTGACGCCCTTGACCTGGTTGGTTTGCCAAGTGAATTATATGACCAATCGCCCTTCGACTTATCAGGTGGGCAAATGCGCCGGGTAGCCATTGCTGGAATCCTTGCCATGGAACCCCAGGTCTTAGTCTTGGACGAACCTACGGCTGGTTTGGACCCTAAAGGCCACCGGGACATGATGGCCATGTTCTACCGACTCTATAAGGAACGCCAGTTAACGGTGGTTTTAGTGACCCATCAAATGAATGATGCTGCCCAATATGCCAATCATATTGTCGTGATGAATAAAGGGACGGTGGTTCGTCAAGGGCCCACAGAAGAAATCTTTTCTGATGCTGATTGGCTCAGAGACCATAGCCTGTCACTACCTGATAGTTTAGAATTTAAGGCGGTTTTAGCTGACCAAGCCGGGATTCAACTCCAAGACAATCCGCTAACCGTTGATCAACTCGCGGATAGTATTCTTAACTATTTTGAACTAGGGGAGGTTCAAGATGAAGAATAA
- a CDS encoding acyltransferase family protein, with the protein MRQERLYLPQLDTLRLFAMLAIICYHFFTNSLPGGFLAVDIFLILSGYLVTSQLERRLREGKSFRLGWQFFRRLGKMFWPLVFFIILLLALLLLFQPELLTNIRPVVFSSLAFVNNWYQIAIGSSYFAEFLHPSLLTHLWYLGVYLQSLVVFYFIYGLLRRRMTKQHFTYFLIVLALMSVAWMAFLFTPGQDPSRAYYGTDSRLFSFLLGCIAFLMGEEIIGFSDRLLKTAWTPDLIALVTAGILAVLMKFLTDSSIWTYYGGMLVFDLLVVLLILAIVQDQSFIGKVLRFKPLAFIGRKNYFVYLTYYPIYIVFTAHASQQNWFTMQPWLQVLAIFVIGLLLDALVNQRLVTIPIYLRPKGEPLRLFTGFRQVRAKETPWYQKVLFWGFSLVIAIALFALVTAPKGEVVLKSEAEAREAREAIEKANREKHTIASDSDEDIEKYRQSLSQDQQAIVSDFSNEVLYQANGLSFTFLGDSLTIDVSKGITALFPRSNICAKVGLQVYQAGELIDSFSADNEIQDKVVVDLGANGGFTSQQINQLLKRFEGKKIYLVNTHVNRPWRQQVNEALKATADSRKDCQLIDWSGYYDQNAQADWLSQDGIHFSKAGVKAWTDYVGRALIEDNK; encoded by the coding sequence ATGCGCCAAGAACGGCTATATTTACCTCAGCTAGATACCCTGAGGCTCTTTGCCATGCTTGCCATCATTTGCTATCATTTCTTCACCAATTCCTTGCCGGGTGGCTTTTTAGCGGTGGATATATTCTTAATCCTATCGGGTTATTTGGTGACCAGTCAGTTAGAACGGCGCTTAAGGGAGGGCAAGTCCTTCAGACTAGGTTGGCAGTTTTTCAGGCGCTTAGGGAAGATGTTTTGGCCCTTGGTCTTTTTTATTATTCTCTTACTAGCGCTTTTACTCCTTTTTCAACCTGAGCTGTTAACTAATATCCGCCCAGTGGTCTTTTCCAGCTTGGCCTTTGTCAATAACTGGTATCAGATTGCCATCGGGTCTTCCTATTTTGCTGAATTTCTCCACCCCTCGCTTTTGACCCATCTCTGGTATTTGGGGGTCTACCTACAGTCGCTGGTGGTCTTTTATTTCATCTATGGCTTACTGCGGCGGCGGATGACTAAACAGCATTTTACTTATTTCTTGATCGTCTTAGCCTTGATGTCAGTCGCCTGGATGGCTTTTCTCTTTACTCCGGGTCAAGACCCCAGCCGGGCCTACTATGGGACCGATAGCCGCTTATTTTCCTTTTTATTAGGGTGTATCGCTTTCTTAATGGGGGAAGAAATCATAGGCTTCTCAGATCGGCTGCTTAAGACCGCTTGGACGCCAGACTTAATTGCCCTAGTGACTGCTGGTATATTAGCAGTCTTGATGAAGTTCTTGACGGATTCTTCCATATGGACTTACTACGGGGGCATGTTGGTCTTTGACCTACTGGTAGTCTTATTGATCTTGGCTATTGTCCAAGACCAGTCCTTTATTGGTAAGGTTCTTCGCTTTAAGCCCTTGGCCTTTATCGGGCGGAAGAATTATTTCGTCTATCTGACCTATTATCCCATCTATATTGTCTTTACTGCCCATGCCAGTCAACAAAACTGGTTTACCATGCAACCGTGGTTACAGGTCTTAGCGATCTTTGTGATTGGTCTACTCCTAGACGCCCTAGTTAACCAGCGCTTAGTGACAATACCGATTTATTTACGGCCTAAAGGAGAGCCGCTACGCTTGTTTACTGGTTTTCGCCAGGTGAGAGCTAAGGAGACTCCCTGGTATCAAAAAGTTCTCTTTTGGGGCTTTAGCTTGGTGATTGCAATTGCGCTCTTTGCCTTAGTGACAGCACCAAAAGGAGAAGTTGTCCTCAAGTCTGAAGCTGAAGCTCGGGAGGCCCGTGAAGCCATTGAAAAGGCCAACCGGGAAAAGCATACCATTGCTAGTGATAGTGACGAAGATATTGAAAAGTACCGGCAGTCGCTCAGCCAAGACCAACAAGCCATCGTGAGTGATTTCTCCAATGAGGTCCTCTACCAGGCGAATGGTCTTAGTTTTACCTTCCTAGGAGACTCCTTAACGATCGATGTCTCTAAGGGGATTACGGCCCTCTTCCCACGGTCAAATATCTGTGCCAAGGTGGGACTCCAAGTCTACCAAGCGGGTGAACTAATCGATAGCTTTAGCGCCGATAATGAGATCCAGGATAAAGTGGTGGTAGACTTAGGAGCCAATGGTGGCTTTACTTCCCAACAAATCAACCAGTTATTGAAACGCTTTGAAGGCAAGAAGATTTACCTGGTCAATACCCATGTCAATCGGCCTTGGCGCCAACAAGTCAACGAAGCTTTGAAGGCAACCGCTGATAGCAGGAAGGATTGTCAATTAATTGATTGGTCTGGTTACTATGATCAAAATGCCCAAGCCGATTGGCTCAGCCAAGATGGCATCCACTTCTCAAAAGCGGGGGTCAAGGCTTGGACAGACTATGTGGGACGGGCACTAATTGAAGATAATAAGTGA
- a CDS encoding energy-coupling factor transporter transmembrane component T family protein, producing MKNKFIMGRYLNGDSLVHRMDPRAKLIIMFILLIFIFFANNGLTYGILGLLVVAFVWLTGISLKIFLKGLKPMILLILITVALQLFFTRTGEVYWQWGFLAITDEGLWNALFIFLRFVYIIFISTILTLTTKPLDITDGLESLMKPLKNILPVHEIALMLSIALRFVPTLLEETDKIMDAQWARGVDFSEGSLMSRIKAIIPILVPLFVSAFDRAYDLSIAMEARGYQGGEGRTKYRLLHWHQRDTMAIGLVACVCLAILIFRS from the coding sequence ATGAAGAATAAATTTATTATGGGACGTTATTTGAACGGCGATTCCCTGGTCCACCGAATGGATCCACGGGCCAAATTGATCATTATGTTCATCTTACTGATCTTTATCTTCTTCGCCAATAATGGCCTGACTTATGGGATCTTAGGCCTCTTAGTGGTGGCCTTTGTCTGGCTAACAGGGATTTCTTTGAAAATTTTTCTCAAAGGTTTAAAACCCATGATCCTATTGATCTTAATTACGGTGGCCTTGCAGTTATTCTTTACCCGGACAGGGGAAGTTTACTGGCAATGGGGCTTTTTAGCCATCACTGATGAAGGCTTATGGAACGCCTTATTTATCTTTTTACGTTTCGTTTACATTATTTTCATTTCTACCATTCTTACCTTAACCACCAAACCCTTGGATATTACCGATGGCTTGGAAAGTTTGATGAAGCCTTTAAAGAATATTCTTCCAGTCCACGAAATTGCCCTAATGTTGTCCATTGCATTACGCTTTGTACCAACCTTATTAGAAGAGACGGACAAGATTATGGATGCTCAATGGGCTCGTGGGGTTGACTTTAGCGAGGGGTCTTTAATGAGCCGGATCAAGGCCATTATCCCCATCCTAGTGCCACTCTTTGTCTCGGCCTTTGACCGCGCCTATGACTTATCCATTGCTATGGAAGCGCGTGGTTACCAAGGGGGCGAAGGGCGGACCAAGTATCGTTTACTCCACTGGCACCAACGCGATACCATGGCTATCGGGCTAGTGGCTTGCGTTTGCCTAGCAATATTAATCTTTAGGTCCTAA
- the rpsI gene encoding 30S ribosomal protein S9, with product MAQASYQATGRRKDSTARVRLVPGTGNIFFNGKAMEEYLPYASLFVIVKQPLAVTQTEGQYDIHINVQGGGFAGQSGAARHGIARALLEVDPDFRKPLKEAGLLSRDPRMKERRKPGLKKARKAPQFSKR from the coding sequence GTGGCACAAGCAAGTTATCAAGCAACAGGACGCCGTAAGGATTCTACTGCCCGCGTACGCTTAGTACCTGGTACTGGTAATATCTTCTTTAACGGTAAAGCGATGGAAGAATACTTACCATACGCATCCTTATTCGTAATCGTTAAACAACCATTAGCCGTAACACAAACTGAAGGTCAATATGACATCCATATTAACGTTCAAGGTGGCGGTTTTGCTGGCCAATCTGGTGCAGCTCGTCACGGTATTGCCCGTGCATTATTGGAAGTAGATCCTGACTTCCGTAAACCATTAAAAGAAGCTGGTTTATTATCACGTGACCCACGTATGAAGGAACGTCGTAAACCAGGTCTTAAGAAAGCGCGTAAGGCACCTCAATTCTCCAAACGTTAG
- the truA gene encoding tRNA pseudouridine(38-40) synthase TruA, whose translation MPQRYKATIAYDGTPYVGFQVQPNGPSIQAALEKALKLMTKGQEITVYGSGRTDSGVHALGQVVHFDYPSEIETEGLLRALNSILDDAICVKAVEPVEKHFHARYHAQRKAYLYKVSLAPFVSPFDRHYVLHHPYRTEVSRIQAALPALIGAHNFKSFCSTKTDKTVFDREIYRAECQASEDGQALTFYFEGNGFLYNMVRIIVGTCLQIGDGLRPVENLSDLLRIQDRNAAGPTAKAHGLYLHHVDYPSRAERIAKSEANGFY comes from the coding sequence ATGCCACAACGCTATAAAGCGACGATTGCTTATGATGGTACTCCCTATGTGGGATTTCAAGTCCAACCCAATGGACCCAGCATCCAAGCTGCCCTAGAAAAGGCCTTGAAATTAATGACTAAGGGACAAGAGATTACTGTCTATGGGTCTGGCCGTACCGATTCTGGCGTCCATGCCCTAGGGCAAGTGGTTCATTTTGACTACCCTTCAGAGATCGAAACAGAAGGCTTATTACGGGCCCTAAATAGCATCTTAGATGACGCTATCTGTGTGAAAGCAGTTGAGCCGGTGGAAAAACACTTCCACGCCCGCTACCATGCCCAAAGAAAGGCTTATTTATATAAAGTGTCTCTAGCCCCCTTTGTTTCACCTTTTGACCGCCACTACGTCCTCCACCATCCCTATCGTACTGAAGTTTCTCGGATCCAAGCCGCTTTGCCGGCCTTAATAGGGGCGCATAACTTTAAGAGCTTCTGTTCCACCAAGACGGATAAAACCGTCTTTGATCGGGAGATCTACCGGGCGGAATGTCAGGCCTCTGAGGACGGTCAGGCCTTGACTTTTTATTTTGAGGGCAATGGCTTTCTTTACAACATGGTACGGATTATTGTGGGGACCTGCTTGCAGATTGGCGATGGCCTCCGTCCGGTGGAGAATCTCAGTGACTTGCTAAGGATTCAAGACCGGAACGCCGCGGGACCCACTGCTAAGGCCCATGGTCTCTATCTGCACCATGTGGACTATCCCAGTCGAGCGGAACGGATTGCTAAGTCAGAGGCGAACGGCTTCTATTAG
- the rplQ gene encoding 50S ribosomal protein L17, with protein sequence MSYRKLGRSSSQRKALLRDLTTDLLINERITTTETRAKEIRKTAEKMITLGKKGDLASRRRAASYLRNEVSDVRVEDEKIVIETVLQKLFNDLGERYADRQGGYTRILKTEPRRGDNAPMAIIELV encoded by the coding sequence ATGAGTTACCGTAAATTAGGTCGTAGTAGCTCCCAACGTAAAGCCTTATTACGTGATTTAACTACTGACTTATTAATCAACGAACGCATTACCACGACTGAAACTCGCGCTAAAGAAATTCGTAAAACTGCTGAAAAAATGATCACTTTAGGTAAAAAAGGCGATCTCGCTTCTCGTCGTCGCGCAGCAAGTTACTTACGTAATGAAGTGAGCGATGTTCGTGTTGAAGACGAAAAAATCGTTATTGAAACCGTTCTTCAAAAGTTATTCAATGACTTAGGTGAACGTTACGCTGACCGTCAAGGTGGTTATACTCGTATTTTAAAAACTGAACCACGTCGTGGCGACAACGCTCCAATGGCGATTATCGAATTAGTATAA
- a CDS encoding serine hydrolase translates to MVKITFLLIGLIILGGFAYLLVRAIRLDKLKATKQVLAVITMLLFVLNLGLAVLIIRQQAAGEKQQIDHMADQYLAWLDKESGASQSKALESALQNLVSDLTEGQVGIAVFNQEGKKIVAINDQADFITASTYKPLLAAAALYLVEEGEITASQEERIKQLIIPTIQWSDNDRAITLGRDIVNYDRFNQIMHDWGFQTFRVETSGDYSLHITPEDLARFYQELEQGKLLNSEHTAFLLEQLQQSQEPIPFDEALAGEDNYWNKYGLLTGIYNESGIYKDAKGKSYYLAVMTSDWLASDSEKTDWFKQLAEVFSQYLYGE, encoded by the coding sequence ATGGTAAAGATAACTTTCTTGCTAATAGGCTTGATCATCCTAGGTGGCTTTGCTTATTTACTGGTGCGGGCCATTCGCTTAGATAAGTTAAAGGCCACCAAACAAGTATTGGCAGTCATTACAATGCTTTTATTTGTACTTAACTTGGGCTTGGCGGTCTTAATTATCCGCCAGCAGGCTGCGGGAGAAAAGCAACAAATCGATCACATGGCTGACCAATATCTAGCCTGGCTGGATAAGGAAAGCGGGGCTAGTCAATCTAAGGCTTTAGAAAGTGCCTTGCAAAACTTAGTCAGCGACTTAACAGAAGGGCAGGTTGGCATAGCGGTTTTTAACCAAGAGGGGAAAAAGATCGTCGCTATCAATGACCAAGCCGACTTTATTACCGCTTCTACCTATAAACCCCTTCTAGCCGCTGCTGCCCTTTACCTCGTTGAAGAAGGGGAAATTACTGCTAGTCAGGAAGAGCGGATTAAACAGCTTATTATCCCTACTATCCAGTGGTCGGACAATGATCGGGCCATTACCCTGGGACGCGATATTGTTAATTATGACCGCTTTAACCAAATTATGCATGACTGGGGCTTTCAAACTTTTCGTGTTGAAACCTCTGGGGACTATTCCTTGCATATTACTCCTGAAGACTTGGCCCGTTTTTACCAGGAACTGGAGCAGGGCAAGCTATTGAATAGCGAACATACGGCCTTCTTGCTCGAGCAATTGCAGCAGTCTCAGGAGCCAATCCCCTTTGACGAGGCCCTGGCTGGTGAGGATAATTATTGGAACAAGTACGGCTTACTCACCGGTATCTACAATGAGAGTGGAATTTATAAAGACGCCAAGGGGAAAAGTTATTACCTGGCCGTGATGACGTCCGATTGGTTAGCCAGTGACAGTGAGAAAACGGACTGGTTTAAGCAATTGGCTGAGGTCTTTAGTCAGTACTTGTATGGGGAGTAA
- a CDS encoding energy-coupling factor ABC transporter ATP-binding protein translates to MESIISVKDVSFRYDKEENKQTIKQVSFDIFDQEWVAIIGHNGSGKSTMAKLIDGLLEAESGQITVAGLALNEANVWTIRQNIGLVFQNPDNQFVGATVEDDVAFGLENAAVPHDEMVERVNWALEEVGMSAYRQYEPSNLSGGQKQRVAIAGIIALQPRVIILDEATSMLDPEGREEVMEVIRRLKEKSQLTVLSITHDLSEAASADRILVFRQGEIVNEGKPAEIFSYGDRLIDMGLGVPFSVQLKNALAQRGFSFEKDYYTEEGLVDCLCKLNSKA, encoded by the coding sequence TTGGAGTCGATCATCTCTGTCAAAGATGTTAGCTTTCGCTATGATAAGGAAGAAAACAAACAAACCATCAAACAGGTTTCTTTTGATATCTTTGACCAAGAATGGGTAGCCATTATCGGTCATAATGGCTCAGGAAAATCTACCATGGCCAAACTAATTGATGGGTTATTAGAAGCGGAATCCGGCCAGATTACGGTAGCGGGTTTAGCACTTAATGAAGCCAATGTCTGGACGATCCGGCAAAATATCGGTCTAGTTTTTCAAAATCCTGACAACCAATTCGTTGGGGCCACGGTAGAAGACGATGTGGCTTTTGGCTTAGAGAATGCTGCGGTGCCACACGATGAAATGGTCGAGCGGGTCAATTGGGCCCTAGAAGAGGTCGGCATGTCGGCTTATCGCCAATATGAACCCAGTAACTTATCAGGGGGGCAAAAACAACGGGTAGCCATTGCTGGCATTATTGCTCTCCAGCCGCGGGTGATTATCTTGGATGAAGCCACCTCCATGTTGGATCCAGAAGGGCGCGAAGAAGTGATGGAGGTTATCCGCCGTTTAAAGGAAAAGAGCCAGCTCACCGTCCTATCCATTACCCATGATTTAAGTGAAGCGGCCAGTGCCGATCGGATCTTGGTTTTTCGTCAGGGAGAAATCGTTAATGAAGGCAAACCGGCAGAAATATTTTCTTATGGGGATAGGTTGATCGATATGGGACTGGGCGTGCCCTTTAGTGTGCAATTAAAAAATGCCCTAGCCCAACGTGGTTTTTCATTTGAAAAGGATTATTATACTGAAGAAGGGTTGGTGGACTGCTTATGCAAATTGAATTCCAAGGCGTAA
- a CDS encoding helix-turn-helix transcriptional regulator, whose translation MQVILPDEQIHQIQLMISDLIKNEIESRLNNSNISSPFLNKQEACNYLGISNNTLDRWIQKGLPVIRIGKTVRFDKSEINRWLKNQ comes from the coding sequence ATGCAAGTCATTCTTCCAGATGAGCAAATTCATCAAATTCAACTTATGATATCTGATCTAATTAAAAACGAAATTGAGAGCCGCTTAAACAACAGTAATATTAGTAGTCCTTTTCTGAATAAACAAGAAGCCTGTAACTATCTTGGAATTTCAAACAATACGCTAGATCGATGGATTCAAAAGGGTTTACCCGTTATTCGCATCGGTAAAACTGTTCGTTTTGATAAGTCTGAGATAAATCGCTGGCTTAAAAACCAATAA